One genomic window of Paenibacillus xylanilyticus includes the following:
- a CDS encoding carbohydrate ABC transporter permease — MPKPSVHTAGGAVGTYLLLTLISLIMIVPFIWMISTSFKEPQSIFTYPPQWIPETFRFQNYIDVFRLIPFHRFYLNSAYIAVLVVLGTVFFASLAGYAFAKIPFKGRNVVFLVLLSAMMIPHEVTAIPMFLFMRQLGWIDTHLPLILLPIFGAGGVFGIFVMRQFFITVPTELEEAAMIDGCSRFRIYARIMLPIAKPGMATLTIFTFVTIWNEFFDPLIFINSRELMTLPLGLSLFTDEVGTAWQYLMSATVMATMPLLIVFFIAQRRFIEGVAMTGLKE, encoded by the coding sequence ATGCCTAAGCCATCTGTTCATACAGCAGGAGGGGCAGTGGGTACGTATTTATTGCTGACCTTGATCTCGCTGATCATGATTGTACCCTTTATTTGGATGATATCCACATCGTTCAAGGAGCCTCAGAGTATATTTACGTATCCACCGCAGTGGATACCGGAAACATTTCGATTTCAGAATTACATCGATGTCTTTCGATTAATTCCATTCCATCGTTTTTATTTGAATAGTGCGTATATTGCTGTTTTGGTTGTCCTGGGCACGGTATTCTTCGCCTCCCTTGCAGGATATGCTTTCGCCAAAATTCCATTCAAGGGCCGCAATGTGGTATTCCTTGTGTTACTAAGTGCCATGATGATTCCTCATGAGGTGACAGCAATCCCGATGTTTTTGTTTATGCGGCAGCTGGGCTGGATTGATACACATCTCCCGCTGATTTTACTTCCAATCTTCGGGGCAGGTGGTGTATTCGGAATCTTTGTGATGCGACAGTTTTTTATTACGGTCCCAACTGAACTGGAGGAAGCAGCAATGATTGATGGCTGCAGCAGGTTCCGGATATATGCGCGCATCATGCTGCCGATTGCCAAACCTGGCATGGCGACGCTGACGATCTTTACCTTTGTCACCATTTGGAATGAGTTTTTTGACCCGTTAATTTTCATCAATTCACGCGAGTTAATGACGTTACCGCTAGGCTTGTCCCTGTTTACGGATGAAGTGGGTACGGCCTGGCAATATTTGATGAGTGCTACGGTTATGGCGACTATGCCATTGCTGATTGTCTTTTTCATAGCTCAACGGCGATTCATTGAGGGTGTTGCGATGACAGGACTCAAAGAATAG